TCTGTAGCAGCTACGAGTCAGTTCGTTGCAGTACGCCACCACGATCGCGACCACGAACACCTGCACATAATTGCTTCCCGAATTCGGTTAGATGGCAGCTTAGTTAATGATTCCTATGATTATTTCAACTCCCAAGTCTCAACTAGACGCATCGCGGCGGAACTAGGATTAGAGGTAACACCGACAACGAATGAAGCCGTCGCCTCTAAGTTACAGCAAGAGTATGGCATAACTGCACTCACCAGCCCCAACCGCTCGAAAAGTATTAGAGCAGTCAACAGTAAGCACAAAACCCCAACAAGTAAGGAAATTATTCGCCAAGCAATAGGGGAAGCCATCAAGGATAGTCCCACTGTCTCCACGTTCATCCAACGCTTGGAGGAAAACAACATTGGGGTATTGCCTAAAATGCGGGGGGAGGAACTACTAGGCTTTACCTACATCCATAATGATGTGAAAATCGCTGGTTATCAAGTATACAAACCCTATAGTTGGAACAAACTGCTGTCTGAATACGGAATAACATACGACCAAGAGAAAGATAAGGAAGTAATTCAACAAGCTAAAGCCAGAGCAATTAACCGCATAAATACCAATAATAGAAGCAATAATAATTACTTATCTGTAGATAAACTTACTAGCAGCAATACAAGTGATAGTAATGGCGATACCGATAGTAACACCAAAATATTTACTAGCACAAAAGTACTAAATAGTAATTATACAGATCAAATTTCGACAATACAACCAAAATTAGAAGAGAAACCCACGTCGGAAGCAAATAAGGTTAAAAAAAAAGTACAGCTGCATCTGAAGGAACACCACCCACAACAGGATATTTCAGAAGAAAACCGTCTATCCACTGCTCAACAAATCCTGCAAGAGCAATCTTCCCCTACTGCCC
This is a stretch of genomic DNA from Nostoc sp. KVJ3. It encodes these proteins:
- a CDS encoding relaxase/mobilization nuclease domain-containing protein translates to MGYLPKEESSVAATSQFVAVRHHDRDHEHLHIIASRIRLDGSLVNDSYDYFNSQVSTRRIAAELGLEVTPTTNEAVASKLQQEYGITALTSPNRSKSIRAVNSKHKTPTSKEIIRQAIGEAIKDSPTVSTFIQRLEENNIGVLPKMRGEELLGFTYIHNDVKIAGYQVYKPYSWNKLLSEYGITYDQEKDKEVIQQAKARAINRINTNNRSNNNYLSVDKLTSSNTSDSNGDTDSNTKIFTSTKVLNSNYTDQISTIQPKLEEKPTSEANKVKKKVQLHLKEHHPQQDISEENRLSTAQQILQEQSSPTAPFPNLLPSKLKHLPSTITDYMLVTNNFRIKGRELSASLDANILTVYRHGDNTPVMQTCYSQGNWYEEIPTRLTTNEIEQIESLRIFTQQALMNKSRSQRGIEQ